The following coding sequences lie in one Labrus bergylta chromosome 5, fLabBer1.1, whole genome shotgun sequence genomic window:
- the hemk1 gene encoding MTRF1L release factor glutamine methyltransferase — protein MWRTSLSAGFRCFVCKRAGIKGIWGSNAVRRCSAPALPTDRITARQAADLWKRYFEEMGVTEPDHSSSYIIAYLLGAKTMESVEKGKLTEFLSQDKTEQIWKLCTRRLSGMPVQYVIEEWDFRDLTLKMRPPVFIPRPETEELVELVLSDLNMKPRTGAGDEALLTCLEVGCGSGAISLSLLKSLPQLQVIAVDQSQDAVDLTRHNAVRLGLQDRLQVCHIDVMEDAEAVLSLCNTVSVLVSNPPYLFSEDMTLLQREIYRFEDHAALDGGKDGLKVIKQILIQAPQILSNHGRVYLEVDPRHPPVIQRWVEANVEEMHYMETRCDINNRPRFCILQKEKSNKDHKLDLD, from the exons ATGTGGAGGACATCACTGAGTGCAGGATTCAGGTGCTTTGTATGCAAGAGGGCTGGAATAAAG GGAATTTGGGGCTCCAATGCAGTGCGAAGATGCAGCGCTCCGGCCTTACCTACAGACAGGATCACGGCACGTCAGGCAGCAGACTTATGGAAGAGATACTTTGAAGAAATGGGAGTGACAGAGCCTGACCACTCCAGCAGTTACATCATTGCTTATCTACTCGGGGCTAAAACT ATGGAAAGTGTAGAGAAGGGCAAGCTAACAGAGTTTCTCAGCCAAGATAAAACTGAGCAGATATGGAAGCTCTGCACCAGGCGCCTGTCAGG AATGCCTGTGCAGTATGTTATCGAGGAGTGGGACTTTAGAGATCTAACACTGAAGATGAGACCGCCTGTGTTCATACCAAGACCTGAAACAGAG GAGTTGGTTGAACTCGTGCTCTCAGACTTAAATATGAAGCCCAGGACAGGAGCGGGGGACGAGGCCCTGCTAACATGCTTGGAGGTGGGATGTGGCTCTGGAGCCATTTCTCTAAGTCTGCTGAAGAGTCTGCCTCAG CTTCAAGTCATTGCAGTGGATCAAAGTCAGGATGCAGTGGATTTAACAAGACACAATGCAGTGAG GTTGGGGCTTCAGGACAGATTACAGGTCTGTCATATCGATGTAATGGAAG aTGCTGAAGCTGTGTTGAGCCTCTGTAACACTGTTTCAGTTTTGGTCAGTAACCCTCCGTACCTGTTCTCAGAAGATATGACGTTATTACAACGTGAAATATACAG GTTTGAAGACCACGCTGCTTTAGACGGAGGTAAAGATGGCCTAAAAGTGATCAAACAGATTTTGATTCAGGCTCCACAGATTCTGTCAAATCATGG ACGTGTTTACTTGGAGGTAGATCCCAGACACCCCCCAGTCATTCAGCGGTGGGTGGAGGCGAATGTGGAAGAGATGCATTATATGGAGACGAGGTGCGACATCAATAACAG
- the zmynd10 gene encoding zinc finger MYND domain-containing protein 10 — MDVSVILPVEAEGFVQSLETFSLKEVGSSRWFKQHEYVEKLNMQAILNVSATYDEFVKELLVSHGKISVLVAEMILVEVWKHKVFPILCKLQDFNPKNTFHLYMVIHHEATIINLLETIMFHKDSCEAADDSVLDLVDYCHRKLTLLAGKATREDNTTHGQKKLTGNTIMSSMEELQSQNADLEFQISLKALSVLRYITDHTNCISVINRMLCTHNMPCVLVQLMDCCPWSRCREGVVEKYINGKWQKIPPEDHLKMTKLDGQVWISLYNLLLKEDCQRKYDFNSFNKSQLLKLRGFLTDVLIDQLPNLVELQRCLAQLAVTDPDPPKKELILEQIPEMWSNIVRENSGKWKAIAKYQVKETFNPSESDLRQQAQRLAQTYNLDVMESLLPEKPKCGSCGKEATKRCSRCQGEWYCQRECQVKHWPKHKKACQLMAEATEKIQRDLQTNS, encoded by the exons ATGGACGTGTCTGTAATTCTGCCTGTCGAAGCGGAGGGGTTTGTTCAAAGTCTGGAAACTTTCTCTCTGAAGGAAGTAGGCTCTTCCAG GTGGTTCAAACAACACGAGTACGTAGAGAAACTTAACATGCAGGCGATATTGAACGTTTCTGCCACATATGATGAGTTTGTCAAGGAGCTCCTGGTGTCACATGGAAAG ATATCGGTTCTGGTAGCTGAAATGATCCTTGTTGAAGTGTGGAAACACAAAGTTTTCCCCATCCTATgtaaactgcaggattttaatcCCAAGAACACATTTCATCTTTACATGGTG ATCCACCATGAAGCCACGATAATAAACCTGCTTGAAACCATAATGTTTCACAAG GATTCCTGTGAGGCAGCTGATGACTCTGTGCTTGACTTGGTGGATTACTGCCACCGCAAACTCACCCTGCTAGCCGGCAAAGCAACAAGGGAGGACAACACGACTCATGGCCAAAAAAAACTGACAGGGAACACCATTATGTCCTCTATGGAG GAGTTACAGTCACAGAATGCTGACTTGGAATTTCAAATCTCACTGAAAGCGCTCTCTGTGCTGCGCTACATCACGGACCACACTAACTG cATCAGTGTTATTAATCGCATGCTGTGCACCCACAACATGCCGTGTGTACTTGTTCAGCTGATGGACTGCTGTCCTTGGAGCCGCTGTAGAGAAG GTGTGGTGGAAAAGTACATAAATGGCAAATGGCAGAAGATTCCTCCTGAGGACCATTTAAAGATGACCAAACTTGATGGTCAGGTCTGGATTTCACTTTACAATCTTCTGCTGAAGGAGGACTGCCAAAGGAAGTATGACTTCAACAGCTTCAACAAGAGCCAGCTTCTGAAG CTACGAGGTTTTCTGACAGACGTGTTGATCGATCAGCTGCCAAACCTGGTGGAACTGCAGCGTTGCCTGGCTCAGCTTGCTGTCACGGACCCTGACCCGCCTAAAAAAGAACTCATTTTAGAACAA ATCCCAGAGATGTGGAGCAACATTGTGAGAGAGAATTCTGGGAAGTGGAAGGCAATAGCCAAATACCAGGTCAAAGAAACATTCAACCCATCTGAAAGTGACTTGAGGCAACAGGCACAGAg gttggcCCAGACGTACAACTTAGATGTGATGGAGAGTTTACTCCCTGAGAAGCCAAAATGTGGCTCCTGTGGGAAAGAGGCTACAAAGAGGTGCTCTAGATGTCAGGGAGAGTGGTACTGTCAGAG agaaTGTCAGGTGAAACACTGGCCTAAACACAAGAAAGCCTGCCAGCTGATGGCTGAGGCCACCGAGAAGATTCAGAGGGACCTACAGACCAACAGCTAA
- the LOC109980631 gene encoding ras association domain-containing protein 1 isoform X1 produces the protein MSWEEFIELRDLRTGREQIELTGSRSPCSPPRLERTNALRISPGKVPDLLSRVGIIRVLSSSQDPQIPEEKGEGHNFQPCSHAQPTWCDLCGDFIWGLYKQSLRCVNCRFTCHYRCRALIRLDCSWDRGSVSDHMCVVEHTIETDTNVDEQIEWGKQELTPADIQQKVKDYNTQINSNLFMNMNKDGSYTGFIKVQFKLARPVSVPPPKKGGQDVGGRRASGVKRRTSFYLPKDASKHLHISSRTSSREVIEALLKKFTVVDNPGKFALFERSERHEQVYVRKLSDDERPLRLRLGAGPNEKILSFVLKENETGEVNWHAFSMPELKNFMRILQREEEEHVKQIVQRYALARIKMKEALAGSTPG, from the exons ATGTCTTGGGAGGAGTTTATCGAGCTCCGTGACCTGAGGACGGGCAGAGAGCAGATAGAGCTGACCGGCTCACGTTCACCATGCTCGCCTCCTCGCCTGGAGAGAACCAACGCCCTTAGGATCAGCCCGGGGAAGGTCCCGGACCTGCTGAGCCGGGTCGGCATCATCAGAGTCCTGAGCAGCTCCCAGGACCCCCAGATCCCAGAGGAGAAGGGAGAGGGCCATAACTTCCAGCCCTGCAGCCACGCTCAGCCCACATGGTGCGACCTGTGTGGAGACTTCATCTGGGGCCTGTACAAGCAGAGCCTGCGgtgtgtca atTGTAGATTCACATGTCACTACCGCTGCCGTGCACTGATCCGGTTGGACTGCAGCTGGGACCGAGGCTCTGTGTCTGATCATATGTGTGTCGTGGAGCACACAATAGAAACTGACACAAATGTG GATGAACAAATTGAATGGGGAAAGCAGGAGTTGACGCCTGCAGATATTCAGCAGAAGGTGAAGGACTACAACACCCAAATCAACAGCAATCTGTTCATGAACATG AACAAGGATGGCTCATACACTGGCTTCATTAAAGTGCAGTTCAAGCTTGCACGACCTGTGTCAGTACCTCCTCCAAAGAAAGGAGGTCAGGATGTGGGAGGGAGGAGGGCTAGCGGAGTGAAGCGCCGCACTTCCTTCTACCTGCCAAAGGATGCATCCAAACACCTGCACATTAGCTCTCGCACTTCTTCTCGCGAGGTCATCGAAGCTTTGTTGAAAAAGTTTACCGTGGTGGACAATCCTGGAAAGTTTGCTCTGTTTGAACGCAGCGAGCGTCATGAGCAAG TTTATGTACGCAAGTTGTCTGATGATGAACGCCCTCTCCGCCTGCGTCTGGGTGCTGGACCCAATGAGAAAATCCTCAGTTTTGttctgaaagaaaatgaaactggAGAGGTCAAC TGGCATGCTTTCTCCATGCCGGAGTTAAAGAACTTCATGCGCATCCTGCAACGTGAGGAGGAGGAACACGTGAAGCAGATAGTGCAGCGGTACGCTCTGGCCCGCATTAAGATGAAGGAGGCTCTGGCTGGCTCGACCCCCGGCTGA
- the LOC109980631 gene encoding ras association domain-containing protein 1 isoform X2 — MSNATSSSDKSPSFEMTWGSSTSSGYCSEEDADSEFEQYFTARTSFFPKTTKAHVNVNVNVNVNEKKDEQIEWGKQELTPADIQQKVKDYNTQINSNLFMNMNKDGSYTGFIKVQFKLARPVSVPPPKKGGQDVGGRRASGVKRRTSFYLPKDASKHLHISSRTSSREVIEALLKKFTVVDNPGKFALFERSERHEQVYVRKLSDDERPLRLRLGAGPNEKILSFVLKENETGEVNWHAFSMPELKNFMRILQREEEEHVKQIVQRYALARIKMKEALAGSTPG; from the exons ATGTCTAACGCGACCAGCAGCTCGGACAAGTCCCCCTCTTTCGAGATGACGTGGGGCAGCTCCACCAGCAGCGGCTACTGCAGCGAGGAGGACGCCGACTCCGAGTTTGAGCAGTACTTCACCGCCCGGACATCTTTCTTCCCCAAAACCACGAAAGCTCacgttaatgttaatgttaatgttaatgttaacgAAAAGAAG GATGAACAAATTGAATGGGGAAAGCAGGAGTTGACGCCTGCAGATATTCAGCAGAAGGTGAAGGACTACAACACCCAAATCAACAGCAATCTGTTCATGAACATG AACAAGGATGGCTCATACACTGGCTTCATTAAAGTGCAGTTCAAGCTTGCACGACCTGTGTCAGTACCTCCTCCAAAGAAAGGAGGTCAGGATGTGGGAGGGAGGAGGGCTAGCGGAGTGAAGCGCCGCACTTCCTTCTACCTGCCAAAGGATGCATCCAAACACCTGCACATTAGCTCTCGCACTTCTTCTCGCGAGGTCATCGAAGCTTTGTTGAAAAAGTTTACCGTGGTGGACAATCCTGGAAAGTTTGCTCTGTTTGAACGCAGCGAGCGTCATGAGCAAG TTTATGTACGCAAGTTGTCTGATGATGAACGCCCTCTCCGCCTGCGTCTGGGTGCTGGACCCAATGAGAAAATCCTCAGTTTTGttctgaaagaaaatgaaactggAGAGGTCAAC TGGCATGCTTTCTCCATGCCGGAGTTAAAGAACTTCATGCGCATCCTGCAACGTGAGGAGGAGGAACACGTGAAGCAGATAGTGCAGCGGTACGCTCTGGCCCGCATTAAGATGAAGGAGGCTCTGGCTGGCTCGACCCCCGGCTGA
- the nprl2 gene encoding GATOR complex protein NPRL2, whose amino-acid sequence MMGMATRIECIFFSEFHPTLGPKITYQVPEDYISRELFDTVQVYIITKPELQNKLITVTAMGKKLIGCPVCIEHKKYSRNALLFNLGLVCDAQTNTCALEPLVKKLSGYLTTLELESSFISNEESKQKLLPIMSTLLEDLNATGACTLPIDESNTINLKLIQLRKDPPIVQEYDVPVFTQCKEHFIKSQWDLTTQQILPYIDGFRHIQKISAEADVELNLVRIAVQNLLYYGAVTLVSIYQYSNVYCTTPKVQNLIDDKSIQEECLGYVTKQGQKRASLRDVFQLYCGLSPGTTVRDLCARYSQQLQRVDERRLIQFGLMKCLIRRLQKYPVKVIRDERSRPPRLYTGCHSYDEICCKTGISYQELDERLENDPNIVICWK is encoded by the exons atgaTGGGCATGGCAACTCGTATCGAGTGTATCTTTTTCAGTGAGTTTCACCCCACACTGGGTCCTAAAATTACATATCAG GTCCCAGAGGATTACATCTCAAGGGAGCTGTTTGACACAGTTCAAGTTTATATTATCACCAAGCCAGAACTTCAGAACAAGTTAATAACAGT CACTGCCATGGGGAAAAAGTTAATAGGTTGTCCTGTGTGCATCGAACATAAGAAATACAGTCGAAATGCCCTCCTGTTTAACCTCGGCCTGGTCTGTGATGCTCAGACTAACACCTGTGCCCTGGAGCCGCTTGTGAAGAAGCTGTCTGGATACCTCACTACTCTGGAG CTGGAGAGCAGCTTCATATCCAATGAGGAGAGCAAGCAGAAACTTTTACCCATCATGTCAACCTTGTTGGAAGATCTTAATGCCACAGGAGCCTGCACACTGCCTATAG ATGAATCTAATACCATCAACTTAAAGCTGATCCAGCTACGAAAGGACCCCCCGATCGTGCAGGAGTATGATGTGCCTGTCTTCACTCAGTGCAAAGAACATTTTATCAAGTCTCAGTGGGATCTCACGACTCAACAG ATTCTGCCCTACATTGATGGTTTCCGACACATCCAAAAAATCTCAGCTGAAGCAGACGTAGAGCTGAATCTGGTCCGCATTGCTGTGCAGAATCTGCT GTATTATGGGGCCGTGACCTTGGTGTCAATCTACCAG TATTCAAACGTATATTGCACCACCCCCAAAGTCCAGAACCTCATAGATGACAAGTCAATTCAGGAGGAGTGCCTCGGCTACGTCACAAAGCAGG GTCAGAAGCGTGCCAGTCTGAGAGATGTGTTCCAGCTGTACTGCGGATTGAGTCCAGGAACCACAGTCCGTGATCTTTGTGCACGCTACTCGCAGCAGCTTCAGAGGGTTGATGAGAG GAGGCTGATCCAATTTGGACTGATGAAGTGTCTGATTCGACGGCTGCAGAAATATCCCGTGAAGGTGATCCGCGATGAGCGAAGCAGGCCGCCTCGACTTTATACCGGCTGTCACAGTTATGATGAGATCTGCTGCAAAACAG GGATCAGTTACCAGGAGCTGGATGAACGTTTGGAAAATGATCCCAACATAGTGATATGCTGGAAGTGA